A single region of the Hyphomicrobiales bacterium genome encodes:
- the atpC gene encoding ATP synthase epsilon chain, translated as MATVPLELVAPERLLFSGDVASVIVPSVDGEMQVMPGHAPVIAVLQPGIITIDSGAGSSQRLFVRGGIAEIRPDNISILADFAVPVAELSPEVLQIEITSVETLVASATSDAGRLAASTRLMRLTELRMQVLR; from the coding sequence ATGGCCACCGTTCCGCTTGAGCTGGTCGCGCCCGAAAGACTTCTCTTCTCGGGCGACGTCGCCAGCGTCATCGTCCCGTCGGTCGATGGTGAAATGCAGGTGATGCCGGGCCACGCGCCTGTCATCGCCGTTCTGCAGCCGGGAATCATCACCATTGACTCCGGCGCGGGCTCCTCGCAGCGCCTGTTCGTTCGCGGCGGCATCGCCGAGATCCGTCCCGACAACATTTCGATCCTGGCGGATTTCGCGGTTCCTGTCGCGGAACTGAGCCCCGAGGTGCTGCAGATCGAGATCACCTCCGTCGAGACGCTCGTGGCTTCCGCCACCAGCGACGCTGGCCGTCTGGCCGCCTCGACCCGGCTGATGCGCCTGACCGAGCTGCGCATGCAGGTCCTGCGCTGA
- a CDS encoding D-alanyl-D-alanine carboxypeptidase, whose protein sequence is MTNVISRWAVASLVAVGAAGISIASITPASANPTLVVDVASGRVLQSSQASDLWYPASLTKLMTTYLVFQEIKAGRLALDTPLKVSARAAAEKPSKIGVRPGSEITVDNALKMMLVKSANDIAVVLAEGVSGSVEAFVARMNQTAQSIGMYDSYFANPNGMPDDRARTSARDLAVLARSLIVDFAPYRGYFEIGSIQLGKRTFQNTNGLVGRYPGSTGMKTGFVCASGFNVVATAQQGNRELLTVVLGAPSAVQRTIQAAELFDAGFSQWSGGGQSVDSLPRAAQTVPVNLYDAICGKSRAPYLVDDDNAAPVSASASDGGSLASFFSSGQRMNGAAAVRGSSPNRLAPREKFVPLAVFIGRTPGAEPDPAAVAETAKPKPAKATKQAAKTNATGRKQIEISRSGKGVPAAGATAFAPVEQPGGSASGALQKAIKPAKKVAPTDKATAAKASAPTPAPRPAAKAKPEPSAKSNAKTKPLSLNSGKD, encoded by the coding sequence ATGACGAATGTGATCTCTCGTTGGGCGGTTGCCTCTCTCGTCGCCGTGGGGGCCGCCGGCATTTCGATAGCATCCATTACGCCGGCGAGCGCCAATCCGACCTTGGTCGTCGATGTCGCCAGCGGGCGCGTGCTGCAATCCTCCCAAGCCTCCGATCTCTGGTATCCGGCTTCGCTCACGAAGCTGATGACCACCTATCTCGTTTTCCAGGAGATCAAGGCCGGCCGGCTCGCCCTCGACACGCCACTCAAGGTGTCCGCGCGGGCGGCCGCGGAAAAGCCGTCGAAGATCGGTGTCCGGCCGGGATCTGAAATCACTGTCGACAACGCGCTCAAGATGATGCTCGTGAAGTCGGCGAACGACATTGCCGTGGTTCTGGCCGAGGGCGTCAGCGGTTCCGTCGAGGCTTTCGTTGCCCGCATGAACCAGACGGCCCAGTCCATTGGGATGTATGACAGCTATTTCGCGAACCCCAACGGCATGCCGGACGACCGCGCTCGCACGAGCGCGCGTGACCTCGCGGTGCTCGCGCGCTCGTTGATCGTCGATTTCGCCCCCTATCGCGGCTATTTCGAAATCGGCTCGATCCAGCTCGGCAAGCGGACGTTCCAGAACACCAACGGGCTCGTTGGTCGCTATCCCGGGTCCACCGGCATGAAGACCGGATTTGTCTGCGCATCCGGTTTCAATGTGGTGGCCACAGCCCAGCAGGGCAATCGTGAGCTTCTCACGGTTGTGCTTGGAGCGCCCTCTGCCGTGCAGCGCACGATTCAGGCCGCCGAATTGTTTGATGCCGGCTTTTCGCAGTGGAGCGGAGGGGGGCAATCCGTCGACAGCCTGCCGCGCGCTGCACAGACGGTGCCGGTCAATCTCTATGACGCGATCTGCGGCAAGAGTCGCGCGCCCTATCTTGTCGACGACGACAACGCCGCGCCCGTGAGTGCATCCGCGAGCGACGGTGGCAGTCTCGCCAGCTTCTTCTCCAGCGGGCAGCGTATGAATGGCGCGGCCGCGGTGCGTGGCTCCTCACCAAACCGTCTGGCCCCGCGTGAGAAATTCGTGCCGCTCGCGGTTTTCATTGGCCGCACGCCGGGTGCTGAGCCGGATCCGGCCGCTGTCGCGGAGACGGCGAAGCCGAAGCCGGCTAAAGCCACGAAGCAGGCGGCCAAAACCAACGCTACCGGGCGTAAGCAGATTGAGATCAGCCGCTCCGGAAAGGGCGTGCCGGCCGCTGGGGCCACGGCCTTTGCGCCGGTCGAACAGCCGGGTGGCAGCGCCTCCGGCGCCCTGCAGAAAGCGATCAAGCCGGCCAAGAAAGTGGCGCCGACCGACAAGGCGACCGCGGCCAAGGCGTCAGCGCCGACACCGGCGCCTCGCCCTGCTGCCAAGGCCAAGCCTGAGCCCTCCGCAAAGAGCAATGCAAAGACCAAGCCGTTGAGCCTGAATTCGGGCAAGGATTGA
- a CDS encoding Acetyltransferase (GNAT) family protein, with the protein MSDVFPSVVAERAPTGSVLRTTTAERIRLVPVPGPHPVPITVDAPLTVEQRLLRNMGEYEEAWTDLARRTLEENPFYAPAFAGPAAQHLPDGRHVTAVLVWSGPTVQRVLVGFFPVILPRSGALPAAARLWQPPLMAFGVPLVDRDHAQIVIATFLDHLGRRGMRGTGVLFPLLAEDGPFVAALRAVIGETGRQMRTFGRHRRAILPSSSSPDNFVTLQSARKRKELRRQLRRLEDLGAVSFTRASTPVAVRDAVERFLAIEASGWKAKAGTAILQQSCDVAFLRTMTRRMAHEGCCEVHVLSVGQRAIAAGIVLRSGADAFFWKIAYDEAFARFSPGVQLTLALSHAQLDDRTIAYTDSCAIANHPMIDHLWHGRLAVTDVLVGTRPGSSLAMRLLARHEEGRRKLRAAAKVVRHRVAGWLARRG; encoded by the coding sequence ATGTCCGACGTCTTTCCTTCGGTCGTCGCGGAACGCGCGCCAACTGGATCCGTTTTGCGGACGACCACCGCAGAGCGCATCCGGCTTGTCCCCGTGCCCGGTCCCCATCCCGTGCCGATCACGGTGGATGCGCCGCTCACCGTCGAGCAGCGCCTGCTCCGTAACATGGGGGAATACGAGGAGGCCTGGACCGATCTCGCGCGTCGGACTCTGGAAGAAAACCCGTTCTATGCACCGGCCTTCGCCGGGCCAGCGGCGCAGCATCTGCCGGATGGCCGCCATGTGACAGCGGTTCTGGTCTGGAGCGGGCCAACAGTGCAACGCGTGCTCGTCGGCTTCTTTCCCGTGATCCTGCCTCGTTCAGGTGCGCTGCCCGCGGCGGCGCGTCTCTGGCAACCGCCGCTGATGGCCTTTGGTGTGCCGCTGGTCGATCGCGATCACGCGCAGATCGTGATCGCCACCTTCCTCGACCATTTGGGCCGGCGCGGCATGCGCGGTACCGGCGTGCTGTTTCCGCTCCTGGCGGAGGACGGACCATTCGTCGCCGCGCTGCGCGCGGTGATCGGCGAAACGGGTCGTCAGATGCGGACTTTCGGCCGCCATCGTCGAGCTATTCTGCCGTCCTCAAGCAGCCCTGACAATTTTGTCACGCTCCAGTCCGCGCGCAAGCGCAAGGAACTGCGGCGCCAGCTGCGCCGGCTAGAAGACCTCGGCGCGGTCAGTTTCACGCGTGCCAGCACGCCCGTCGCGGTACGTGACGCGGTCGAGCGCTTCCTCGCGATCGAAGCGTCCGGCTGGAAGGCCAAGGCGGGCACCGCCATCCTCCAGCAATCCTGCGACGTTGCATTCCTGCGCACCATGACGCGCCGGATGGCGCATGAAGGATGCTGCGAGGTGCATGTCCTCAGCGTCGGTCAGCGCGCGATCGCTGCTGGCATCGTCCTGAGAAGCGGCGCGGACGCCTTTTTCTGGAAGATCGCCTATGACGAGGCTTTCGCGCGCTTCTCGCCCGGAGTGCAGCTGACGCTGGCGCTCAGCCATGCGCAGCTGGACGATCGGACCATCGCCTATACGGATTCCTGCGCGATCGCCAACCATCCGATGATCGATCATCTCTGGCACGGGCGCTTGGCGGTAACCGATGTCCTCGTGGGAACCCGTCCCGGCTCAAGCCTCGCGATGCGCCTTCTTGCGCGGCATGAGGAAGGCCGGCGCAAGCTGCGGGCGGCTGCCAAGGTCGTGCGTCATCGCGTAGCCGGCTGGCTCGCCCGTCGCGGCTAG
- a CDS encoding G3E family GTPase, translating into MTQSEEPRPAPRPRGPIPAIPLTILTGFLGAGKTSLLNALLREPDLADTVVIINEFGEIGLDHLLVEKADEGMVTLASGCLCCTIRGDLISTLEDLLRRRDNGRIMAFRRVVIETTGLADPAPVLHTVLYHPYLAKRFAIDGVITVVDAVNGAATLDAHIEALKQAAVADRLVISKTDLPETSREALSVLKHRLAALNPAAPILDIAQGEAKPAALLGIGLYDIDGKIADVRAWLQAEAFDDDHGDKHGHHHGHDHHDHGHGHHHGDHHHHHDVNRHDARIRAFCLTSARPITAHNLDLFLDLLRASHGPNLLRVKGLVALADDPDHPMVIHGVQHVFHQPIRLERWPDGDHRSRLVFILRDLDESFVSRLWNAFLGEPSIDAPDAAALTANPLAIGGGR; encoded by the coding sequence ATGACCCAGTCTGAGGAACCACGCCCAGCGCCCCGCCCGAGGGGACCGATACCTGCGATACCGCTGACGATCCTCACCGGCTTTCTCGGCGCGGGGAAGACGAGCCTGCTCAACGCGCTGCTGCGAGAGCCGGATCTCGCCGACACCGTCGTCATCATCAACGAATTCGGTGAGATCGGCCTCGATCATCTTCTTGTCGAAAAGGCCGACGAGGGCATGGTGACCCTGGCCTCAGGCTGCCTGTGCTGCACGATCCGCGGCGATCTCATTTCCACCTTGGAAGATCTGCTGCGCCGCCGCGACAACGGCCGCATCATGGCGTTCCGCCGCGTGGTCATCGAGACCACGGGGCTGGCCGACCCGGCCCCCGTGCTGCACACGGTCCTTTATCATCCCTATCTCGCCAAGCGATTTGCGATTGACGGCGTGATTACCGTTGTCGATGCGGTCAACGGCGCGGCAACGCTCGATGCCCATATCGAGGCTCTTAAACAGGCAGCTGTCGCCGACCGTCTTGTCATCAGCAAGACCGATCTGCCGGAAACGAGCCGGGAAGCCCTCTCGGTGTTGAAACATCGCCTCGCGGCGCTCAACCCGGCCGCGCCGATTCTCGACATCGCCCAAGGAGAGGCTAAACCGGCCGCCCTGCTCGGGATCGGGCTCTATGACATCGACGGCAAGATCGCCGACGTGCGGGCCTGGCTGCAGGCCGAGGCCTTCGATGACGACCATGGCGACAAGCACGGCCATCACCACGGGCATGATCACCATGACCACGGGCACGGTCATCACCACGGGGACCACCATCACCATCACGACGTAAACCGCCACGACGCCCGCATCCGTGCGTTCTGCCTGACCAGCGCGCGGCCGATCACCGCCCATAATCTCGATCTGTTCCTTGATCTCCTGCGCGCCTCCCATGGCCCTAATCTCCTGCGGGTCAAGGGGCTTGTCGCGCTCGCCGACGACCCAGACCACCCGATGGTCATCCATGGTGTGCAGCATGTCTTCCACCAGCCGATCCGGCTGGAGAGGTGGCCGGACGGGGACCACCGCAGCCGTCTGGTCTTCATCCTCCGCGATCTCGACGAGAGCTTCGTGTCGCGTTTGTGGAACGCCTTCCTGGGCGAGCCCTCGATCGACGCTCCCGACGCCGCGGCCTTGACGGCCAATCCCCTGGCGATCGGGGGAGGGCGGTAG
- a CDS encoding hypothetical protein (Evidence 5 : Unknown function), producing MPMKHLHRVAQLLKLEVVRYSLSLSRRRAVKSICMNYHFRIRMRRRQIRMPMIAAWPHPARCRSAMGTGTPLGR from the coding sequence ATGCCCATGAAGCATCTTCATCGCGTGGCGCAGTTACTGAAACTGGAAGTCGTGCGTTACAGTTTGTCGCTCAGCCGACGCCGCGCGGTAAAAAGTATCTGTATGAATTACCATTTCCGAATAAGGATGCGGCGCCGGCAGATCCGTATGCCCATGATCGCCGCGTGGCCCCACCCCGCTCGATGTCGCAGCGCGATGGGGACAGGCACACCTCTGGGCCGCTAG